In Treponema primitia ZAS-1, a single window of DNA contains:
- a CDS encoding GmrSD restriction endonuclease domain-containing protein has translation MVKNIGEKRYELIDGQQRLTTIFLIFRYIKQLNIPLNLHFSLEYDQDTLNEKVAKSIDFKKD, from the coding sequence GTGGTTAAGAATATCGGCGAAAAACGATATGAATTAATAGATGGTCAGCAGCGGCTAACTACTATTTTCTTAATTTTTCGCTATATAAAACAGCTGAATATACCGTTGAATCTTCATTTTTCCCTTGAATATGATCAAGATACCCTAAACGAAAAAGTTGCAAAAAGTATCGATTTCAAGAAAGATTAG